tttaattattacaGTACTTGTTTGTCACATGATTATTTAACCATGTTAACATGTTCTTAAATatcaaaaactgaaaacaataaaagaaaaaagtagagaaattaaaattgtaaaatataaaaaagattgaGAGATGAGAAacatgtttcattattttttcaattattttaaaatgtaaaaaatttaaagatgaaCTAATTGAAGGTACTCTTACAGAGCTATTAGTAAAGATACACAAACTCTACAAAAAAGGACACTGCCTTGTTGACTCCCAACAATTCCTCCAATGACCTTTCCAGCTTTGAGTCCAATGTGATTTTGCAGAAGTTTCCTCATTCAActctttttatgttatattttagtccataaaaagaaattaatccttttattttatttatggaaaaaaaaattatacctaAGGATTGGATGAAAAGAGGATGACGATTTCGCACACGCAGATGAGATATAAAGTCCAGAAGACAAGTTCCACTATGGGTAAGAAAACCATCAGCTCTTTTTTCCAGCACTTGTTGACAATAATTTAGAATATTTGGCTAACGGTGCTGACGTAAGTTCTAATTTATGAGAACATTTTAATCGTATAACCATTAGCATTAAAGATCTTGTAAGGCAATAGTGACGTGCTTTTTTGATTAATAGACTACAATAGAGAAATACTGAGCTTCGATGGGTACGAGGAATGCGAAGGTAGCATCAAGTGCGCAACATCAGTGTGCCATCGCCATTGACAGCTTTATGCACCTCAAAATTGAAATACACTACTGGAATAAGTTCTATACACTCATTCAATTATAGGTtgtcatataattaaaaattattgatcttTGCCATAATGATTTTCTAATTACTAAGAACGAAATTTTTTTACAGTGTGTatcaaaatttatctttattggCATCTATATCTCTAAATTGCCATTGTGTGTTCTGATTCAGGATTTAATTTCGGGAATTCGAGCCCAAACTCACATCCTCCTTGACGGTACCTAAATATTCTTCACCCATATCAACTGCAAGTGGCTTAACGGGTGTAGCCAAGGTTGGGGGATCTTGGGGGATCCAAATCCATAGCACAGTCTTTGCCACCTTTATCTAAAATATTATCTTCAATCTTATCATTAGAAAAAGCACCACTTTCAGAAGGTGAAATCTCATTTCCTGTAGTAGCCAAGCCCCACTCTTTGTTCTCTTGCAACGTGTCACTTGGAACGGTATCATCGATAGGGTGCAAGACAGGAGGGTTAACACAAGTTGATGGTGGATCAACATCCATATCAGAAGTCAAACTGTTCACTCCAGCACTCTCAAAACGTTCGCCATCCTCATCCTGATCGGTGATATCACGCATCGCACTCGTACATCCAGGGGCTTCATTTGAATCATGTCTATCCTCATCACCATCCAAAGATAAAACATCATTGATGACATGCTTCTTAATAACCATGTCCTGACCCCGGTTACCAGAGACAACCCTGAAACTTTCCAGTGGAATATCAATATCGATCCGTTTCTCCATGGAATCAGTGACAGTTTGGACACTTTCTTTATCCAGTAGAGTATTTAACTGCTTCTGAACTGAAATTGCCAATGACGCCGCGTGATCACGAATTAAAGAATCAAAAGGGGGGCAATGCAACATCTTATTCAGTGCCTGGTGATACTGAAACAAGGTGACAGATGGTAAAACGGACCCTCTCTTTCGACAGATACTGAGAACTTTCAAGATATGCTCACAAAGGTTGCCATCTTGTGCCCAACTACAATCACAAATGCTCAATATTGAACCAGTATTCCAGACAACAAAAACTTTTTCTCGATCATCTTGATCAGTAACCTTAGCACATCCATCTTCTATTGAGACATCAGAGTCTGGAATGTTCAGTGCCTTGCGCCATGATGTCAAACCACTCATCCATTCATTTTTCCAGTATCGTGCAAAATCATCTTTTCCCGAGTACTCATCCAGCCAGAAATAAGAGTGGACTTTTGTACCCAACTTGTCGACCAACCAATCTGCCCGCTGATAAACATCAATTTCTTTCTCATTCAACAGCCTAATCTTCAATTGGTTGTGGTAAAATTCTATTGCTGCACAAGACTCCTGGCTAGCAAGTGGAAGAGTTTGAAGTGCATTGAGCCATGCTCCTATATCAAAGGGACAGTAATTTCAATGTACTTTAAGTTACAATAACaaattcatattataaaaatatcccATACAAACATTATGATTTTATCCTCAACCTCATTGACGTTATATTAACAGAAATATTCAGGAAATAGCATCCTGCAAATATAACAAGTTGAACAAAACAAACAGCAACAGTCACAACCAGTTAATAAGTATATTATATGCAGTGGCTTTTCCCACCCAACAAGAGTAAGCCAGTAGATAAGAAGCCTTGAACATCACATCCTCGcacatataaatttttaaaaatactctaccactaataaaattacataaatagcACACCATGATTAAAGTCAATTTTCAAAACTACTACACTTGATGATTGATAATATTCATCACAATAATATATTGGCATCAATCAAGTTGACCAACTCTTTGTTGTCATAGTAACAAAATCTTTACCATAATATGAATGAATCTATATTATTTTGAGAAACCATTACAATCTTTCTAAGAAATACAATTTGCCTCTACGTCTTTGAGAAATGAAGTTTAATATCTGGGACAGCTAATGGattctatttctttatttaatatgGTATATTATAATGGGTCTGTGGGTGACTAAActgtcaaaattatttttagaggataatatattgttgttataaacattattaattattaatagttttttcATAACCTTTTCTTTTTAGGCAGCCTAATTCTTTCTCCCTAAACATATATAGAAAGAGGAGTAACGACGGGACAGGTCACGACTACGTGTTTGACTCCGGCCAGAGAGTTCTTTTGTCCAACTACTACTCCAACTCTATAGAAAAGACAGTCAGGCCTCTCCCTTGAGCCCCGGGAGGACAGGTTAtattaagaataagaaaaagattCCAGCAAGAAAACGGATGGCAATCAACGGCTTTAAGTACACCATGAAAAACTAAACTAATTTTGTAcccacaattaaaataatatttttcatgtatACATAATTTTGACATCACAATTTTAGCATTTAATTAGAGCACAGACTAGTATCAAAGAAAATGCTGATCTTGTATTCCTTAATAGGGCATTAAATCTAATAAGAACAAGAACAGTTATAATAGATTGTGGGCGCACTGTTACTTCGCAATTTCAATAGAAAATAAACCGCATTCCACTATCTAGGTATTACTAACCTATTCTAGGATGCCATGTGGCCTTGAAATAGTCCATAAATTTGGATTCATCAATAAACTCTTCCATGAATTCTTCAAAGAGTGATATGTTTCCTTGAAGGCGGCAAATATTATCCACTATCCACCCTAGCCGTCTGGATATCTTTATTTGCATATCAGATTTCAAGCACTTTACTATGTTTTTATGCCATAAATGACGAACACGCCAGAAACTAATCATTACTGTACACTGAAACACATCCCtgaaaaaatatagaatatacATCCTTGTTAGCAAAGAGGTTGTTGTGGTAAAATAAATTCCTTGAACTGATGCAGTAAAGCACGCCTAGATTTAATACTTCAGATTTCAAAATGCAAAAAAGACTTCTATATCAGCATTAGAGCCAGTCATCATCAGTAATAGCATCATCACAGACACAAACTACACAAGCACCTATAAGGTCCGTACAAGCATTGAAGACACTTTCTAAGAGCAATTATTTCCCAAATTCAATTCTTTCCCAAACAAGCACGCAATTTGAATTTTTACAGTAATAAGCGACATGACCAAAAACActtaaaaagatgaaaatgttaattttgGTCTTGACAGAAAAAGCAGAACACAGGAATACGTCACTATAAGAATAAAAGTTCGCAATGTATTGCTATACTTATTCAACATTAAAAGAATGCTACCTTTAACAATAGAAAATAGCAGATAAATTTTGAACCAACCTGATTGCTAGAATATCATACAACGGATCATCTACTATGAAGCCAGCCAACTTCCAAGTAGGATCTTTGGTGTGAACTCTATTGTAAAGAGCCCTCATCCATCGATGTGCATCCAAACTTGAAAACCTTGGTGCTATTATCCATGCCACTGGAATGGCCTTCTTGTCTGAGTTGAACACTAGAAGACTATGAATGGGATACTGCAAAAAATTACCGGCGTGCTTGCTTTTAGTTTCAAGAAAAGTAAACcaaagaaaatatgtttttggttacTTCAAATCAAGGGAAAATGGAAGTAACAAACCTGTAATTTATTTGTACCAAATCTTGAATCTGAGGCAAGCAGACCCCGGTTTCCAAATTTAATCAATTGTTGTAATTGCCATTCTGTTTGAATGCCCAGAGTAAATGGATCTGAATCGGAGAAATCTTCATAGAAAAAAACCTGATTTTGGTGACTTTCGACCCACATGCTTATACTAACAGCATCATCATCATCTAGCTCATATGTAGAACGACGGATTGCCCTCTCTTGTCGTCGAACATAACGGTGGGTCAAAAGGTCATCACGGTTAGATGGACCACCTTGTTTCTCAACAGATTCATTGTGTCTCTGCATAATGGTTTCCACAGAGACTCCAACatatagaagagataaaacccGAAGTCGGAGATCTTCTGAGATATATGGAGCGAACATAGCACGTGTTCCAGCAGCCTTTTTGTCCTGTGGACCATGGCATGGCAAACCCTTTTTGTCCACATGCTTATCATCATTATATATGATTAGGGCAACTGAAGGTTCAGCTATAAGGCGCTTGACAATAAAATGACAAGTACAACCTCTCTTGGTATTTGGTCTACCTgcatttttcttctttggaaCATATGTAGTTCGACTTGGTCGGACAATACCACCTTTTCTATGGTCATCAGGACCAAAGGAACACCAATACCTACATTGAGATGGTATTAAACTCTACACTGCAGTAGAATGAAAAAACAGTAACAACGAGTAAGTGATTCCCAATAAAGACAATTACAACTTACAAAATGTACTCTAGTATGCCATCAACCTTTTGCTTGAAAGGCGTTGATGGAGACCGTCGACGCCTGGCTTCAACATGAAATCTTGTAGGACattctttattatttgattCACCCCTCACAAAATCATCAACTCTAGCAAATGGGATTAGAGCAACTTTATCTAATTTATCATGCCAACCTTCCACTTTTGACCACACTAggtcaaaagaagaaatttccAATGTGGGAGGATTCTGTACTGGAAGAGATAAGATTGCATCCCATCTGGCCATTGTAGATTAACACTAAATGAATTTTTCCTGTTTAAAATCCATTATCAATTGATTTTGCAATTAGCATTATTATCATGAGGTCCAATCTCCAAAGAAACTAGAAGCACAGTTGAAGACACTGTCATTGTTACAATATTATAAATTGTACAAAGGAAGTACAGTTGAAGGAAAAGGTTGCCATGAATTTCatgattgtaaatttttttaaaggaaagCAGAAATTGGAAGAACTCAACCAAATGGAagcaaaataaattcaaattgcaAGCACAGGAGGGAAAAAGGAAGGAATTACTAAaatcacacacaaacacacactaGCAGACCTAAATACTTCTAATAATAAAAGGTgccaaaatcatataaaatataccTTTCAATTCATCTAATTACCTTTAAACTTACATAGAAACAGTTATTTAactgaataattaatatattgttttactttACTATCCAAGACTATTATTACCAATCACAGATAGCAGCAACCTCAAAAACTGCTATCTGTGCTATAGCTGATAATGAGAAGAGGCTTTATCAAAGACTAAGAATGCAAGACAAAGATTGATACTACACTTATACAAATGCTCAAAAATACACAGTcaaaattatagatatatttgTCTCCAAATCAAAAGATATAGTAATAGATTCTAGGCGGACAATCACCAATCTACAgcatataataataacaatattaacaaAAAGAGTAGCAATACAAGGAAGATATAGAGAAACGGAATTTAACATGGACTGCCTAAAAGTACGGCTGAACATAGTAGAGCTATTTAAGCAGCAAACTCAAGATTCTATTCAGACTTAGGAAGTGGATACAGAATCGTAAATCATTTACAAgatatataaaactaataataataagcaTATAACATAGCATAAATCAGAGGGGGAGAAAACCGTATAACACACCAAATGCTTAATTAATAATGACAAGGTCCTGTTTGGAGGAAACTTCTCAACAAGCgcttttaagagaaaaaaaaagaaagaaagaaaagctgAAACGAACTTCTGCATACAATAAAATTTAGCTTATATACGAGTTATAATTCAGATTCTGAAGACGTATACTACACATACACAAAATGCTCAAAAATACACAgtcaaatcaataattatagaattaagCAAACCATTCTCATTACACCCACCCATTCATTTTTTCCGCAGAGAAGTAGTCTCACGGTCGCATGAAGTCTAAGAAAGTCGTTATTATGCAATTGAAAATTCTCCAATGGAGCTTGAATGAGGTTTCACAATTCCTAGTCCCTAAAAGCACTTACCATTGATACCGGAAAGAAAATAATGTCAACGCTTTTGATATACCACGTCAACTCACTGTAAAAGTGATTTAATAAAGATCCAGGGAGCACCAACCATCAGCACATAAAAGCATTTTCAACTTGAGTATTTTAGTTTAGAGTTGAGATAATACTATAAAACCCTAAATCAGTTCCTAAATTGTCAACAGCAAAACCCTAAAACCTCTCCCGCTTTTGTCTACAATGAAACCCTAAATCCATTCTCGTTCCCCACTATTCTAgtgcaaaataaaaacaaaagatgaaaattacCTGCAATGTAGGCGCAACGGAGAGGAAGGTGCAACGAAACGGAACTTTGGAGATGAACACTGAAGCTGAATGCAACGACCGAGACGGGAGAGATAGAGATTGAGAAACGATGAGCCAGAGAGTGAATACGAGAGTAAGTCTTTAGTTCGGTTGGATACAACAAACACTCCTTCACATACATCGCATACATATATACTAAACTAAAATATCTTCTCTTGTTTTTACTAAAccctttttttataattgtctataaaaaaggatttaacaacttttttctttgaaaaatttGATCGTTTCTTTTAGGATAATCCCTTATTATCCATAGTTTCATGCATAAAATGATCAACTTCAACATCAACTTCCCAATAAAAGTCATACCTCtcaccaacaaaacaaaattatcatgTACTGTCACTAAATTCATCAACAAATACACATACTATTCGTACaacattttacataaaaaaaaatatcataaaaaaacattgttCTTGATTCTTCTTAGAAGCATTTCTTTGCCTCCTCTTTCAATTCATTCCATTCATTTTGTTAAGGTTAAACCATGACTtatactttttgttttgttatatatgCTATATTTTACgttaattagaaataaaactattttataatatattaattaagataatCCTTATTTTATGTGCCGTTTTTTTAAAAGAGTTAGGTTTGAGCtgtttttctaatattaaattatttacgtaaaagtttttgaaagaaaaaaaaaatcactcattgtatttttatggtgctcttgaaaagaaaaagaaaaatatggtaagaaaaattaaaattattttaaggtattaTTGAAGATACCACCTTTCAtttccaaaaatcctaaaacacACCACAAACCTTGGTTTTAAACAAAACACACAGTTTCCGATTCCTTCCCTCTGTTCTGAGCTCAGACCAACGTGACTCATGTGACTCGCATTCACTCCTTTCccattctctctcttctttctctctctacacTTCGGATTCTCAAATTACGTCACGCAACCATGACGTCACTTTTCCGGCGCTCCCCCGCCGCCGGCTCCGCCTTGTCTTGCGGGCAAATTCGCCTCCTCTGTCCGCCGAGCACCGCCGCGGTCCGCTACGGCTACTCACCTAGGAGGCCGAGAATCGAGCTCCGCCTGGCGAAGCCGCCATGCGCCGCGAAGTACGGCGGCGCATGGGCGAGATCGGGATTAGAAGAGGAGGGAGAGAAGGCGGGACCGCGCTTGTGCGCGGTTGAGGAGTTCGCGCCGGAGAGTGGGAGGAAGAGCGTGAATCGTTCGGCGGAGGTGATTATCGCCGCCGCGGTGACGGTGGTTATGGGGGTCGGAAACAGAGTACTGTACAAGCTCGCGTTGGTTCCTCTGAAGAACTATCCGTTCTTCCTTGCTCAGCTTGCGACCGTCGGGTACTTCATTTTACTCAATGTTTGTGTTTCTTTGTTCTAGTTGAATTGATTAATTCGGTGcttagattttaatttaattacgtATTTGGTTATTTATGATTCggtttaaatatatgtaatggAGCTCTCACATTTTAGTTGAGAAACAAACAACTTCTTCAATCTTTTTTGTTGG
This portion of the Vigna unguiculata cultivar IT97K-499-35 chromosome 6, ASM411807v1, whole genome shotgun sequence genome encodes:
- the LOC114186785 gene encoding uncharacterized protein LOC114186785 isoform X2, whose product is MFAPYISEDLRLRVLSLLYVGVSVETIMQRHNESVEKQGGPSNRDDLLTHRYVRRQERAIRRSTYELDDDDAVSISMWVESHQNQVFFYEDFSDSDPFTLGIQTEWQLQQLIKFGNRGLLASDSRFGTNKLQYPIHSLLVFNSDKKAIPVAWIIAPRFSSLDAHRWMRALYNRVHTKDPTWKLAGFIVDDPLYDILAIRDVFQCTVMISFWRVRHLWHKNIVKCLKSDMQIKISRRLGWIVDNICRLQGNISLFEEFMEEFIDESKFMDYFKATWHPRIGAWLNALQTLPLASQESCAAIEFYHNQLKIRLLNEKEIDVYQRADWLVDKLGTKVHSYFWLDEYSGKDDFARYWKNEWMSGLTSWRKALNIPDSDVSIEDGCAKVTDQDDREKVFVVWNTGSILSICDCSWAQDGNLCEHILKVLSICRKRGSVLPSVTLFQYHQALNKMLHCPPFDSLIRDHAASLAISVQKQLNTLLDKESVQTVTDSMEKRIDIDIPLESFRVVSGNRGQDMVIKKHVINDVLSLDGDEDRHDSNEAPGCTSAMRDITDQDEDGERFESAGVNSLTSDMDVDPPSTCVNPPVLHPIDDTVPSDTLQENKEWGLATTGNEISPSESGAFSNDKIEDNILDKGGKDCAMDLDPPRSPNLGYTR
- the LOC114186785 gene encoding uncharacterized protein LOC114186785 isoform X1, producing MARWDAILSLPVQNPPTLEISSFDLVWSKVEGWHDKLDKVALIPFARVDDFVRGESNNKECPTRFHVEARRRRSPSTPFKQKVDGILEYILYWCSFGPDDHRKGGIVRPSRTTYVPKKKNAGRPNTKRGCTCHFIVKRLIAEPSVALIIYNDDKHVDKKGLPCHGPQDKKAAGTRAMFAPYISEDLRLRVLSLLYVGVSVETIMQRHNESVEKQGGPSNRDDLLTHRYVRRQERAIRRSTYELDDDDAVSISMWVESHQNQVFFYEDFSDSDPFTLGIQTEWQLQQLIKFGNRGLLASDSRFGTNKLQYPIHSLLVFNSDKKAIPVAWIIAPRFSSLDAHRWMRALYNRVHTKDPTWKLAGFIVDDPLYDILAIRDVFQCTVMISFWRVRHLWHKNIVKCLKSDMQIKISRRLGWIVDNICRLQGNISLFEEFMEEFIDESKFMDYFKATWHPRIGAWLNALQTLPLASQESCAAIEFYHNQLKIRLLNEKEIDVYQRADWLVDKLGTKVHSYFWLDEYSGKDDFARYWKNEWMSGLTSWRKALNIPDSDVSIEDGCAKVTDQDDREKVFVVWNTGSILSICDCSWAQDGNLCEHILKVLSICRKRGSVLPSVTLFQYHQALNKMLHCPPFDSLIRDHAASLAISVQKQLNTLLDKESVQTVTDSMEKRIDIDIPLESFRVVSGNRGQDMVIKKHVINDVLSLDGDEDRHDSNEAPGCTSAMRDITDQDEDGERFESAGVNSLTSDMDVDPPSTCVNPPVLHPIDDTVPSDTLQENKEWGLATTGNEISPSESGAFSNDKIEDNILDKGGKDCAMDLDPPRSPNLGYTR